One part of the Arabidopsis thaliana chromosome 1 sequence genome encodes these proteins:
- the CRF7 gene encoding Integrase-type DNA-binding superfamily protein (Integrase-type DNA-binding superfamily protein; FUNCTIONS IN: DNA binding, sequence-specific DNA binding transcription factor activity; INVOLVED IN: regulation of transcription, DNA-dependent; LOCATED IN: nucleus; EXPRESSED IN: 22 plant structures; EXPRESSED DURING: 12 growth stages; CONTAINS InterPro DOMAIN/s: DNA-binding, integrase-type (InterPro:IPR016177), Pathogenesis-related transcriptional factor/ERF, DNA-binding (InterPro:IPR001471); BEST Arabidopsis thaliana protein match is: Integrase-type DNA-binding superfamily protein (TAIR:AT1G71130.1); Has 5644 Blast hits to 5509 proteins in 245 species: Archae - 0; Bacteria - 0; Metazoa - 0; Fungi - 0; Plants - 5631; Viruses - 2; Other Eukaryotes - 11 (source: NCBI BLink).): protein MKRIVRISFTDMEATDSSSSEDESPPSSRRRGKKLVKEIVIDHSDPPEVGKTRFKIRIPASLLAARNTTANKKKFRGVRQRPWGKWAAEIRCGRVKGRPERIWLGTFETAEEAALAYDNAAIQLIGPDAPTNFGRPDVDSAVVKKQDSDASGGASEEVV, encoded by the coding sequence ATGAAACGAATTGTTCGAATTTCATTCACAGACATGGAAGCAACCGATTCTTCAAGCAGCGAAGACGAGTCACCACCGTCATCACGCCGTCGAGGTAAGAAGCTAGTCAAGGAAATCGTAATCGATCATTCTGATCCCCCGGAGGTCGGAAAAACTCGGTTCAAAATCAGGATTCCGGCGAGTTTACTTGCTGCGAGGAATACGACGGCGAATAAGAAGAAGTTCCGTGGCGTGAGGCAGAGACCATGGGGGAAGTGGGCGGCTGAGATTAGATGTGGTAGAGTTAAAGGAAGACCTGAACGAATTTGGCTTGGAACTTTTGAAACAGCTGAAGAAGCTGCTCTTGCTTATGATAACGCTGCGATTCAGTTGATTGGACCTGATGCGCCGACTAATTTTGGCCGTCCTGATGTTGATTCTGCGGTGGTGAAAAAGCAAGATTCTGATGCTAGTGGTGGTGCTTCTGAAGaagttgtttga
- a CDS encoding Grap2/cyclin-D-interacting protein (unknown protein; BEST Arabidopsis thaliana protein match is: unknown protein (TAIR:AT1G22970.1); Has 52 Blast hits to 50 proteins in 17 species: Archae - 0; Bacteria - 0; Metazoa - 8; Fungi - 0; Plants - 44; Viruses - 0; Other Eukaryotes - 0 (source: NCBI BLink).), whose translation MGKSKKKVLNKSLITHPSTSDDTLQLFDPTSSPTKEKVNWNNVLGISDYLSKQATRVKTLWTGETPKAESVKETMESYFKALLGFLLCCHGSTLGAGPTLSSIVHGSVKQIVDSSFRLFQGSVSLYDGSYEKGEKPSISQLSGAVLEACSSFKKVPTTNLIAIGSAISQVSVIMKDVLNEMKKVKPACPSSEGEASGDDFSPEQIEVAKMVADIVYEAMTVIIVIRVITRMMEKENSNENSVFVESLEKLLKLCQRSGVVIEELGTCVYHPPLKIDKITQTVKILEGNLDEVEAQVEYMKRSSNAFPGVCRKLRDAIKLMEVGLEKRKDLNQILISRQNTLYNALQLLDPTASPMNRCS comes from the exons ATGgggaaatcaaagaaaaaggttCTAAATAAATCTCTGATTACTCATCCTAGCACCAGTGACGATACTCTCCAa TTGTTCGATCCAACATCGTCTCCTACAAAGGAAAAAGTTAACTGGAACAATGTTCTTGGCATTTCTGATTACCTCTCTAAACAAGCCACCAGAG TGAAAACGCTATGGACTGGAGAAACTCCAAAAGCTGAATCAGTTAAGGAGACAATGGAGTCTTACTTCAAGGctcttctagggtttttgctcTGTTGTCATGGAAGCACTCTTGGTGCTGGTCCTACTTTGTCTTCAATCGTACACGGTTCTGTTAAGCAAATCGTTGACTCCAGCTTCAGATTGTTTCAGGGTTCTGTATCTCTTTACG ATGGATCATATGAAAAGGGGGAAAAGCCGTCTATTTCGCAGCTTTCAGGAGCAGTTTTGGAGGCATGCTCTAGTTTCAAGAAGGTTCCTACAACAAACCTCATCGCGATTGGCAGTGCTATTTCTCAGGTTTCGGTTATCATGAAGGATGTTCTTAATGAGATGAAAAAAGTGAAACCAGCTTGTCCTTCAAGTGAGGGTGAGGCATCTGGTGATGATTTTTCTCCTGAGCAAATAGAAGTTGCTAAAATGGTTGCTGACATTGTGTATGAGGCGATGACGGTAATAATAGTCATTCGAGTAATCACCAGGAtgatggagaaggagaattCAAATGAGAATAGCGTGTTTGTGGAGTCGCTAGAGAAGCTACTTAAGTTGTGTCAAAGAAGTGGAGTAGTGATAGAAGAGCTTGGTACTTGCGTTTATCATCCACCGCTGAAGATAGACAAGATAACTCAAACGGTGAAGATACTAGAGGGAAATCTCGATGAAGTTGAGGCTCAAGTTGAGTATATGAAGAGGTCTTCCAACGCCTTTCCGGGAGTTTGCAGAAAGCTGCGAGACGCGATCAAACTCATGGAAGTTGgattggaaaaaagaaaggattTGAATCAAATTCTGATTTCTCGTCAAAACACTCTCTACAATGCTCTCCAG TTGTTGGATCCAACAGCTTCTCCGATGAATCGATGTTCTTAG
- a CDS encoding Grap2/cyclin-D-interacting protein: MGKSKKKVLNKSLITHPSTSDDTLQLFDPTSSPTKEKVNWNNVLGISDYLSKQATRVKTLWTGETPKAESVKETMESYFKALLGFLLCCHGSTLGAGPTLSSIVHGSVKQIVDSSFRLFQGSVSLYDGSYEKGEKPSISQLSGAVLEACSSFKKVPTTNLIAIGSAISQVSVIMKDVLNEMKKVKPACPSSEGEASGDDFSPEQIEVAKMVADIVYEAMTVIIVIRVITRMMEKENSNENSVFVESLEKLLKLCQRSGVVIEELGTCVYHPPLKIDKITQTVKILEGNLDEVEAQVEYMKRSSNAFPGVCRKLRDAIKLMEVGLEKRKDLNQILISRQNTLYNALQVCFFLPIFVLFHVFSQ; the protein is encoded by the exons ATGgggaaatcaaagaaaaaggttCTAAATAAATCTCTGATTACTCATCCTAGCACCAGTGACGATACTCTCCAa TTGTTCGATCCAACATCGTCTCCTACAAAGGAAAAAGTTAACTGGAACAATGTTCTTGGCATTTCTGATTACCTCTCTAAACAAGCCACCAGAG TGAAAACGCTATGGACTGGAGAAACTCCAAAAGCTGAATCAGTTAAGGAGACAATGGAGTCTTACTTCAAGGctcttctagggtttttgctcTGTTGTCATGGAAGCACTCTTGGTGCTGGTCCTACTTTGTCTTCAATCGTACACGGTTCTGTTAAGCAAATCGTTGACTCCAGCTTCAGATTGTTTCAGGGTTCTGTATCTCTTTACG ATGGATCATATGAAAAGGGGGAAAAGCCGTCTATTTCGCAGCTTTCAGGAGCAGTTTTGGAGGCATGCTCTAGTTTCAAGAAGGTTCCTACAACAAACCTCATCGCGATTGGCAGTGCTATTTCTCAGGTTTCGGTTATCATGAAGGATGTTCTTAATGAGATGAAAAAAGTGAAACCAGCTTGTCCTTCAAGTGAGGGTGAGGCATCTGGTGATGATTTTTCTCCTGAGCAAATAGAAGTTGCTAAAATGGTTGCTGACATTGTGTATGAGGCGATGACGGTAATAATAGTCATTCGAGTAATCACCAGGAtgatggagaaggagaattCAAATGAGAATAGCGTGTTTGTGGAGTCGCTAGAGAAGCTACTTAAGTTGTGTCAAAGAAGTGGAGTAGTGATAGAAGAGCTTGGTACTTGCGTTTATCATCCACCGCTGAAGATAGACAAGATAACTCAAACGGTGAAGATACTAGAGGGAAATCTCGATGAAGTTGAGGCTCAAGTTGAGTATATGAAGAGGTCTTCCAACGCCTTTCCGGGAGTTTGCAGAAAGCTGCGAGACGCGATCAAACTCATGGAAGTTGgattggaaaaaagaaaggattTGAATCAAATTCTGATTTCTCGTCAAAACACTCTCTACAATGCTCTCCAGGTATGTTTCTTCTTacctatttttgttttgtttcatgttttctcGCAATGA